The Haloplanus sp. CK5-1 genome segment AACAACTCCTGCTGCTGAACTCACCCTCTGTATCTTGTACTGTCTTCTGTAACTATATCTATCTCAACGTTTTCACTCTTGATTGCACTGCGGTAAATCGGGTGTGAATGTTTCTATGAACCGCTTCGTTGGATCCTTGGTAGGCGGGACTTCTCAAAAACCGACTAAACGTACCGTGCATATCTCGCCCGCCGCCTCTGAGGAGGCTTGTAACAGTAGTTGTGATATGATTTCTTTATTCAAAGGTGGACTGTCTTGGGCGGGTGAGGCGAACGTTGGTGGCTGGGATGGGTACTACGCTCAGGTAGCGATCGACGAAGGAGTGAGTACTGTGTTGACGATTGACGACGACTTCGAACGGATTGATGCATTCGATACCGACGTCATCCTCTCAGCCGACGAATTTAGCGAGCTGAACAGGTTTCTTGGCAACTGATTCCAGCCTTCAGTCTGAATAACGAACCCGTATTACAAACTACTGGGACACCTGCAAGAGCGCTGAGAGTGGACTACTAGCAGTTCTCTGGTGTGGTGACCGCACACCGAGAGAGGGACAACAGTGGAAACGGCGTTCCACATCGAGAACCTACTAGTCGACACGAGTCTGCAAAGCACTATAGTAGCCTTTGTAAGTCATCACACACCTGATCGCATGACTGCGTTCGATCAGATGTGCGGACAGTTACAAACGCTACTATAGCAACCAGAGCCGATTCTCCGAATCGAACCTCTCGGTTCTGATCCGTCGTGTGTTGCCCACTCTGTGAGGAACTGCTCGCCTGCCTCGCGGTCTGCAGCGACGTTGAGCACGGTCACCTCGGTTCCGAACCCCGCTCGGAGCAATTTTGCGATGGGAGTTCTGTTCGACATCTATGACCGAACTCTCCGGCGGTTACTCTAGATCAAGTGCGAAGACACATATGCTGCCAGAGTCCCAGTGTATACATGAGCAAAACGGAGAGTAAGGACCAAGAGCGGGCCGCAACCGGTGTTCCGGGCGTGGACGATATTCTTGACGGCGGCTATCTCCCCGAATCCGCCACGCTCGTGCGAGGCGAACCCGGCTCTGGCAAGTCGATCTTCTCGTTACACTTTCTCGCTGCTGGTCTGGATACGGACGAGACCGGGCTGTACATCAACCTTGGCGAACCGGAGGACTACATTCGGGATACTGCCCGGCACTTCGGTTTCGCTATCGATGCCATCGAGTTCCTCAACCTCTCTGCCTCCGGCGACCAGTTTCAGGGTGAGGAGACGTACACCCTGTTCGAGTCCGGTGAAGTCGAAACGCCTTCGCTCGTCGAGAGCATTCGTGCAGAGGTCAAGGAGATCAACCCGGATCGTGTCGTGGTGGATCCAGTCACCGAGTTCCGGTATCTCACCCCCGACGAACACCAGTTCCGATCTCAGATCCTAGGCCTGATCAACTTTCTCAAAAGCGAGGGCGCGACGGTCCTGCTCACGTCACAAGCTGCCGCATCGATGCCCGACGACGATCTGCAGTTTCTCGTCGATGCCGTCATAAACATGCAAGCGAAGCCGGATCGGCGAACGATCCACGTCTCGAAGTTCCGTGGCTCCTCTGTCAGATCCGGTCACCACACGCTCCAGATCACCGACGATGGTATGCGGGTGTGGCCACGACTCGATCCCAACCGCCACGAGCGCGAGCACAAGTCGACCAAACTCTCCTCGGGTGTTCCGGCACTGGACTCACTGTTGTCGGGTGGCCTCACCACTGGAACGATCACGTTTCTGAGCGGGCCGACAGGGGTCGGCAAGACAAGGACTGGCCTCCAGTTCATGAAAGAGGCCGCAGGCCGAGGCCAGCGCTCGATCCTGTACAGCTTCGAAGAAGACCACAACACCCTCTTCGAGCGTGCGGAAGCCGTCAACATCCCTGTGACCGAAATGATCGACCGGGGGACGCTCAACGTAGAGGTGATCGGCCCAGAAGAACTCACCGTCGACGAGTTCACCCACCACATCCGATCGGAAGTCGAAGACAACGACGCCGAGATCGTGATGATCGACGGGACCAGCGGGTTCGAGCAGTCGCTCCGCGGCGTCGACGAAGATCCGATGCGGGACCTCGTCAAGATCGGTCGCTATCTCCGCAACATGGGCGTGACCGGACTGGTGACGAACGAAGTCCACAATATCACCGGTGAGTTCCGCGCGACCGACCAAGGCATGAGCTACCTTGCTGACAGCATCGTCGTCCTACGCCATGTCGAATACAAGGGCTCACTCCGGAAGGTGATCGGCGTCCTCAAGATGCGCACCAGCCAGTACGAAAACCAGCTCCGGGAACTGGAGATCACCGAGCACGGCCTGCGAGTCGGGGACTCGCTTCCCGAACTCCGAGGGATTCTCACCGGCACACCGACCTGGAATGACGATGGAGACTGAGTCACCGGCGCTTGGAGCCGCCGACCGGCTCGGGACAGCGACATCACCCGCGAGAGTTGTGCAGATACTGTCACATGTGGACAACCAACGAGTACTCGTCAACTGGCTCCAGCAACAGGACCGGTACGAGGTCGTCTCGGACGACGCCGCGGTACTCCCGGAGGCCGACATCGACATCGTCGTTCTCGATGCCCAGTCGCTCCGTGCGTACGATGCCGAGATCCGAGAGCGGAAGGCAGACGCAGACGCCATACTCCCGGTGCTGCTCGTGGG includes the following:
- a CDS encoding ATPase domain-containing protein, which translates into the protein MSKTESKDQERAATGVPGVDDILDGGYLPESATLVRGEPGSGKSIFSLHFLAAGLDTDETGLYINLGEPEDYIRDTARHFGFAIDAIEFLNLSASGDQFQGEETYTLFESGEVETPSLVESIRAEVKEINPDRVVVDPVTEFRYLTPDEHQFRSQILGLINFLKSEGATVLLTSQAAASMPDDDLQFLVDAVINMQAKPDRRTIHVSKFRGSSVRSGHHTLQITDDGMRVWPRLDPNRHEREHKSTKLSSGVPALDSLLSGGLTTGTITFLSGPTGVGKTRTGLQFMKEAAGRGQRSILYSFEEDHNTLFERAEAVNIPVTEMIDRGTLNVEVIGPEELTVDEFTHHIRSEVEDNDAEIVMIDGTSGFEQSLRGVDEDPMRDLVKIGRYLRNMGVTGLVTNEVHNITGEFRATDQGMSYLADSIVVLRHVEYKGSLRKVIGVLKMRTSQYENQLRELEITEHGLRVGDSLPELRGILTGTPTWNDDGD